The following coding sequences are from one Musa acuminata AAA Group cultivar baxijiao chromosome BXJ1-6, Cavendish_Baxijiao_AAA, whole genome shotgun sequence window:
- the LOC135675658 gene encoding glutamate receptor 2.8-like produces the protein MRSAFHLRLPSLLPVLLLLLLSSSLSYRPRGALAAQFDVGVILDRKTWIGKISRTCMIMAVEDFYKANPDYTTRLSLHWRDTDNSSISAASAALDLLKNVRVQALIGPQTSTQAKFVAKLGDKAQVPIISFSATSPTTSSSQNPYFIRTAWNDSSQAQAIASLVEAFGWREVVPVYEDSEYGASIVPHLIDALQEVGANVPNRSMVPLSATTDRRLVLAELQKLNQSRTRVFVVHMSYSLAFRLFSTAQEAGMMGEGYVWITTYGLTDLVDLQGPAAARIMRGALGIRPYVRNTTKLQGFKARWRRRYHQESVNDNVTEPTVYGLWAYDTVWSLAMAAEAVRASSSSPFTWSNVTNSSTDLGRLGSSPTGPTLRELILNTTLVDGMSGRFEMVEDGQVLQSRTFEILNVADDGWRRVGFWTPTHGASRHMNKATALRVVEWPGGGTKPPKGWEWPTAGNKLIVGVPVKPGFPQFVTANNSIPDGYCIKVFEAVLSQLPYHVPIQYEIYKDNHGESNGTYDDLVYQVFLQKYDAVVGDVTIRANRSLYVDFTLPFTVSGVSMVVPIRDERRKDAWTFMNPLTPNLWFASGAAFVFTGLVVWFLEHRINVNFNPGRASNQIGTVFYFSFSTLVFAHQEKVLSNLARVVVVIWLFVVLILQSSYTASLTSMLTVQQLQPTVSDVDQLVRDGSKVGYLKDSFMPGLLKRLKFNESQLIAYESPQEYHDALLNGSVAAIVDEIPYLKVFLSKYCDKFTMVGTIDKTSGLGFAFPKGSPLVPDVSRAILNVTETNKTKDLENMLYGNTSCPDKDPDMTSSRLTFNSFWGLFLISGATSFSALILHLVFFLYEHRHGLQDGRWRSILGWLATLAKLYSQTDSCADAPEKAKPQDGTATGDIPSSPYLDSGWQTPSSISNHANGYLGSEDDTGTPPEEEETPGREISEQTQGSPSFAEMLRR, from the exons atgaggAGTGCATTCCATCTCcgtctcccttctcttcttcccgtTCTTCTCCTCCTGCTGCTGTCTTCATCTTTAAGCTATAGGCCTCGAGGAGCTCTTGCGGCTCAGTTCGACGTGGGTGTGATCTTAGATCGAAAGACATGGATTGGGAAGATAAGCAGGACCTGCATGATCATGGCAGTCGAGGATTTCTACAAAGCAAATCCAGATTACACCACCAGGTTGTCTCTCCACTGGAGAGACACAGACAACTCCTCCATCAGTGCAGCATCAGCAG CTCTTGACCTGCTGAAAAATGTCCGAGTGCAAGCTCTCATCGGGCCACAGACATCAACACAAGCCAAGTTTGTAGCAAAACTTGGAGATAAAGCTCAGGTGCCCATCATCTCCTTCTCTGCAACGAGTCCAACCACGTCTTCCTCTCAGAACCCATACTTCATCCGCACTGCGTGGAATGATTCCTCTCAAGCCCAAGCCATTGCGTCCCTCGTCGAAGCCTTCGGCTGGAGGGAAGTCGTTCCCGTGTACGAAGACTCCGAATACGGCGCCTCAATTGTGCCTCATCTCATCGACGCCCTGCAAGAAGTCGGCGCTAATGTCCCCAACAGGAGCATGGTCCCTCTGTCGGCCACCACGGATCGACGGCTTGTGCTTGCGGAGCTCCAGAAGCTGAACCAGAGCAGGACGAGGGTCTTCGTGGTCCACATGTCGTACTCTCTGGCCTTCCGGCTCTTCTCCACCGCACAGGAAGCAGGAATGATGGGAGAGGGGTACGTGTGGATCACCACCTACGGCCTAACCGACCTCGTCGATCTCCAGGGTCCGGCCGCCGCCCGCATCATGCGCGGTGCGCTTGGCATCAGGCCTTACGTTCGCAATACCACGAAACTCCAGGGCTTCAAggcgcggtggcggcggcggtatcACCAGGAGAGCGTGAACGATAACGTGACGGAGCCCACCGTCTACGGGCTGTGGGCGTACGACACGGTGTGGTCGCTGGCCATGGCCGCGGAAGCTGTTCGAGCTTCGTCGAGTTCTCCGTTTACCTGGTCCAACGTCACCAACAGCTCCACCGACCTGGGACGGCTCGGGTCATCCCCCACCGGACCGACGCTGCGGGAGCTGATACTGAACACGACGCTCGTCGACGGCATGAGCGGCAGGTTCGAGATGGTGGAGGACGGGCAGGTGCTGCAGTCGAGAACGTTCGAGATACTGAACGTGGCGGATGACGGCTGGAGGAGGGTCGGCTTCTGGACTCCGACGCACGGAGCGTCCCGGCACATGAACAAGGCGACCGCTCTTAGAGTCGTCGAATGGCCCGGTGGCGGCACGAAACCGCCCAAGGGATGGGAGTGGCCGACGGCCGGTAACAAGCTTATCGTCGGCGTTCCAGTGAAGCCCGGTTTCCCGCAGTTTGTGACGGCGAACAACTCGATCCCCGACGGATACTGCATCAAAGTATTCGAAGCCGTCCTGAGTCAACTACCTTACCATGTTCCCATCCAGTACGAAATATATAAAGACAACCATGGAGAGAGCAATGGAACATACGATGATCTCGTCTACCAAGTCTTTCTTCAG AAATATGATGCTGTGGTGGGTGATGTGACGATACGGGCGAACCGATCGCTATACGTGGATTTCACTCTGCCCTTCACCGTGTCCGGCGTGTCCATGGTCGTCCCCATCAGGGATGAGCGCCGGAAGGACGCGTGGACCTTCATGAATCCGTTGACGCCGAACCTCTGGTTCGCGAGCGGCGCCGCCTTCGTCTTCACCGGGCTGGTGGTCTGGTTTCTGGAGCACCGGATCAACGTCAACTTCAACCCCGGGCGGGCGTCGAACCAGATTGGCACCGTCTTCTACTTCTCCTTCTCCACGCTCGTCTTCGCCCACCAGGAGAAGGTGCTGAGCAACCTGGCCCGGGTGGTGGTGGTCATATGGTTGTTCGTGGTGCTCATACTGCAGTCGAGCTACACCGCCAGCTTGACCTCCATGCTCACCGTGCAACAGCTTCAGCCCACCGTGAGCGACGTGGATCAGCTCGTCAGGGACGGCAGCAAGGTCGGGTACTTGAAGGATTCCTTCATGCCGGGGCTTCTGAAGCGGCTCAAGTTTAATGAGTCGCAGCTGATCGCCTACGAGTCGCCGCAGGAGTACCATGATGCCTTGCTCAATGGAAGTGTTGCAGCCATTGTGGATGAGATACCCTACCTCAAGGTCTTCCTCTCAAAGTACTGTGACAAGTTCACCATGGTTGGAACCATCGACAAGACCAGTGGACTTGGATTT GCCTTCCCAAAAGGTTCACCACTAGTTCCTGATGTTTCCAGGGCTATTCTGAATGTAACAGAGACCAACAAAACGAAGGATCTTGAGAACATGTTGTATGGGAACACAAGTTGTCCCGACAAAGATCCTGACATGACTTCAAGCAGACTTACATTTAACAGCTTCTGGGGCTTGTTTCTCATAAGCGGAGCAACTTCTTTCTCTGCCTTGATTCTACATCTAGTTTTCTTCCTCTACGAGCATAGGCATGGTTTACAAGATGGTCGATGGCGCTCTATACTTGGATGGCTCGCGACGTTGGCCAAGCTCTATAGTCAGACAGACTCTTGTGCTGATGCACCGGAGAAGGCCAAACCTCAAGATGGAACAGCAACTGGTGACATTCCGAGTTCACCCTACCTTGACAGTGGGTGGCAAACCCCATCAAGCATTTCCAACCACGCAAATGGATATCTCGGATCTGAAGATGACACAGGAACTCCACCCGAGGAGGAAGAGACCCCAGGGAGAGAGATCTCTGAACAAACTCAAGGTTCTCCATCATTTGCTGAGATGCTGAGGAGGTGA
- the LOC135677626 gene encoding flowering-promoting factor 1-like protein 3 has product MSGVWVFKNGVVRRENPGGGDSIGSRRRKILVYLPTNEVITSNEMLATKLAELGWELYPSTPDLVQFHKRSSVHLISVPRDFSRFTSVHMYDIVVKCRNVFEVRDA; this is encoded by the coding sequence ATGTCAGGGGTGTGGGTGTTCAAGAACGGCGTCGTGCGGCGAGAGAACCCAGGCGGCGGCGACTCGATCGGCAGTCGGCGGCGGAAGATCCTGGTCTATCTTCCCACCAACGAGGTGATCACATCCAATGAGATGCTGGCGACCAAGCTCGCGGAGCTCGGGTGGGAGCTGTACCCCAGCACCCCGGATCTTGTCCAGTTCCACAAGCGCTCGTCGGTGCACCTCATCTCGGTGCCGAGAGACTTCTCCAGGTTCACGTCCGTGCACATGTACGACATCGTCGTCAAGTGCCGGAACGTGTTTGAGGTGCGCGATGCATGA
- the LOC103986690 gene encoding transcription factor MYB36, with protein sequence MGRAPCCDKTNVKKGPWSPEEDAKLKDYIEEHGTGGNWIALPNKIGLKRCGKSCRLRWLNYLRPNIKHGGFTEEEDQTICRLYISIGSRWSIIAAQLPGRTDNDIKNYWNTRLKKKLLGKQREPNRSRSLYLNHVPGDAADRLKHEAPSETLSASALERMQLHMQLQGLHNPFSFYNHPELWPKCYHPLGDKIFQSQTTDATATTPVQQAPDVSKLMSTNIQETDCLPLGFRSPSSGGTLSMETSSSNLDSATARVRADLHDLLYCKNSSTVGHEEHQLVDLDCYKEIYGETESTNWWPTEGFMDQTAMVSWDSASALHSEFMWQENGLRFGL encoded by the exons atgggAAGAGCTCCATGCTGTGACAAGACAAACGTGAAGAAGGGACCATGGTCTCCCGAGGAGGACGCAAAGCTCAAGGATTACATTGAAGAGCATGGAACGGGTGGCAATTGGATTGCACTGCCTAATAAGATTG GGTTGAAGAGGTGTGGCAAAAGCTGCAGGCTGAGATGGCTAAATTATCTGAGACCAAACATCAAACATGGTGGCTTTACAGAAGAGGAAGATCAAACTATCTGCAGGCTCTACATAAGTATAGGGAGCAG GTGGTCAATAATTGCAGCCCAGCTGCCAGGAAGAACtgataatgatatcaagaattaCTGGAACACAAGGCTGAAGAAGAAACTACTCGGAAAGCAAAGAGAACCGAATCGATCGCGAAGCCTCTACCTTAACCATGTTCCTGGCGACGCAGCTGATAGGTTGAAGCACGAAGCACCTTCCGAAACCCTAAGCGCATCAGCCCTCGAGAGAATGCAACTCCACATGCAGCTCCAAGGCCTCCACAATCCCTTCTCCTTCTACAACCATCCTGAACTCTGGCCCAAGTGCTATCATCCACTAGGAGATAAGATCTTCCAAAGCCAAACCACAGATGCTACTGCTACAACCCCTGTGCAACAAGCTCCTGATGTATCAAAGCTGATGAGTACAAACATACAAGAAACGGACTGCTTACCGTTAGGATTTCGCTCACCCTCGAGCGGAGGTACTCTCAGCATGGAAACTTCGAGCTCCAACTTGGATTCTGCAACTGCACGTGTTCGAGCTGACCTCCATGACCTGCTCTACTGCAAGAACTCCTCCACTGTAGGGCATGAAGAGCATCAACTTGTTGACTTAGACTGTTACAAAGAAATATATGGTGAAACGGAGAGTACAAACTGGTGGCCTACTGAAGGTTTCATGGATCAAACAGCAATGGTGTCTTGGGATTCAGCCTCAGCTCTCCATTCCGAGTTCATGTGGCAAGAGAATGGGTTACGGTTTGGTCTATAG
- the LOC103986691 gene encoding glutamate receptor 2.8, translating to MRGLALRRFARFLYSLFLFPILIPSTLSASPPPPLHASSTPAVVATFKVGLILDMSSATGKVYRTIARMAADDFYDKYPNSTNRIVLLPRDSSRDVVNAAAAALELLNDDEAHAILGPQTSVEAPFVADLGAKATIPVVSFSATSPAVSPARSPYFVRAVPSDAAQVRAIAAIVQAFDWRRVVAVYEDSDYGTALVPFLVDAFDEVGASVPYRCALSPSATEDHISAELYRLKTLQTCVFVVHVTFPLAIRLFPLIRSAEMMSDGFVWIITEGLTSLLGSIDPPTLVPDSMQGVLGVKPYLPLSHRLRVFKRRWRREFLNENADSDITELSNFGIWAYDAVWAVAAAAERLGSVVGPDFDMPESNGATDFSKLGVSRTGPKLLDNIKQTEFQGLGGRFRLDNGELNVTAYQIMNVNGEKARAIGFWTARHGLTREPNSNSTSAYSATREGLLPVIWPGYSTAVPKGWVTPTSGRKLRIAVPGPVEPGFHSFLDVESDPATNVTLARGFVIDVFEAAVRQLPYALLFEYEPYRNANGTSGGDYNTLVKQVYDKKYDAVVGDVTITANRSMFVDFTLPYTVSGVSMVVPLRDQHSKNAWIFLKPLTADLWLVSAAFFVFTGAVVWALEHRRNAEFQGTPGQQLGTVFYFSFSTLVFAHRETLMSNLSRVVVIVWVFVVLILQSSYIASLTSMLTVQQFRPTVSDFEELKHSGQHVGYLKSSFTKGLLLKLGFEESKLKPFRSPQQYHEALSNGSVAAIIDEIPYLRVFLKDYCDNYTMAGQTYKTGGFGYAFPKGSPLASDLSRAILNITEGEEMAEIERRWFGDQTSCPNQGSTLSSDTDRLDFKSFWGLFLITGAVSMLCCIVFLSRSAYRNRRTFKDIAAEKSFSRRLISIARLFNAKDSSSHGTRRRTEPKQVGPATRDASPSASPYSNDADDQTTISDHTFDGGSPLPEIGSPIPDPRPHAEITEASR from the exons ATGAGGGGCCTCGCTCTCCGTAGGTTCGCTCGCTTCCTCTACTCCCTCTTCTTGTTCCCAATCCTTATCCCCTCCACCCTCTCCGCCTCTCCACCGCCTCCTCTCCATGCGTCTTCGACTCCCGCGGTGGTGGCGACCTTCAAGGTCGGCCTCATTCTCGACATGAGCTCCGCGACCGGGAAAGTCTACAGGACGATCGCCCGGATGGCCGCCGACGACTTCTACGACAAATACCCAAACTCCACCAACCGCATCGTCCTCCTTCCCCGTGACTCCTCCCGCGACGTCGTGAACGCCGCCGCCGCTG CGCTGGAGTTGCTGAACGATGACGAGGCGCACGCCATACTCGGCCCGCAGACCTCCGTGGAGGCACCCTTCGTCGCCGATCTCGGTGCCAAGGCCACAATCCCCGTCGTTTCTTTTTCCGCCACCAGCCCCGCGGTGTCCCCCGCGCGCAGCCCCTACTTCGTCCGCGCCGTCCCCAGTGACGCCGCCCAGGTCCGAGCCATCGCCGCCATCGTCCAGGCCTTCGACTGGCGCCGCGTCGTCGCCGTCTACGAGGATTCGGACTACGGCACCGCCCTAGTCCCCTTCCTCGTTGACGCCTTTGACGAGGTCGGCGCTTCCGTCCCCTACCGCTGCGCCCTTTCCCCCTCCGCCACCGAGGACCACATTTCCGCCGAGCTCTACCGCCTGAAGACGCTGCAGACGTGCGTCTTCGTGGTGCACGTTACCTTCCCGCTGGCCATCCGCCTCTTCCCTCTCATCAGGAGCGCCGAGATGATGAGCGACGGCTTCGTTTGGATAATCACCGAGGGACTCACCAGCCTCCTCGGCTCGATCGACCCGCCTACTCTGGTGCCCGACAGCATGCAAGGCGTACTGGGGGTGAAGCCGTATCTCCCCTTGTCCCATCGGCTCCGAGTTTtcaagaggaggtggaggagggagTTCTTGAACGAGAATGCGGATTCCGACATCACCGAGCTCAGCAACTTCGGCATATGGGCCTACGATGCGGTCTGGGCGGTGGCCGCCGCCGCCGAGCGCCTCGGCTCGGTCGTCGGCCCCGACTTCGATATGCCCGAGAGCAATGGAGCCACGGACTTCTCTAAGCTGGGTGTGTCGAGGACCGGCCCCAAGCTTCTGGACAACATCAAGCAAACAGAGTTCCAGGGGCTCGGAGGGAGATTTCGTCTCGATAACGGAGAGCTGAACGTGACGGCTTACCAGATCATGAACGTGAACGGGGAGAAGGCGCGGGCGATCGGGTTCTGGACGGCTAGGCACGGGCTGACCCGGGAGCCGAATAGTAACAGCACGAGCGCGTACTCGGCGACGAGGGAGGGGCTGCTGCCGGTAATATGGCCGGGGTACTCGACGGCAGTGCCGAAGGGGTGGGTGACGCCGACGAGCGGGAGGAAGCTGCGGATCGCAGTGCCGGGGCCGGTGGAGCCAGGGTTCCATTCCTTCCTGGACGTGGAGAGCGATCCAGCGACGAACGTGACCCTGGCCAGGGGATTCGTGATCGACGTTTTCGAGGCGGCGGTACGGCAGCTGCCGTACGCGCTGCTATTCGAGTACGAGCCCTACCGCAACGCCAACGGAACCAGCGGCGGCGACTACAACACGCTGGTGAAGCAGGTCTACGACAAG AAATATGACGCAGTCGTCGGGGACGTCACCATCACCGCCAACCGGTCCATGTTCGTCGACTTCACCTTGCCGTACACCGTCTCCGGCGTCTCCATGGTCGTTCCTCTCAGAGACCAGCACAGCAAGAACGCCTGGATCTTCCTCAAGCCCCTCACAGCGGATCTCTGGCTGGTGAGCGCCGCCTTCTTCGTCTTCACCGGCGCCGTCGTGTGGGCTTTGGAGCACAGGCGGAACGCAGAGTTCCAGGGGACGCCAGGGCAACAGTTGGGCACCGTCTTCTACTTCTCCTTCTCAACCCTCGTCTTCGCTCACA GGGAGACCTTGATGAGCAATCTGTCGAGGGTGGTTGTGATCGTATGGGTATTTGTGGTGCTGATACTGCAATCCAGCTACATTGCGAGCTTGACCTCCATGCTCACGGTGCAACAATTTAGACCCACCGTCAGTGACTTCGAGGAGCTCAAGCACAGTGGGCAGCACGTGGGGTACCTCAAGAGCTCCTTCACCAAGGGACTGCTGCTGAAGCTGGGCTTCGAGGAGTCGAAGCTGAAACCATTTCGATCACCCCAGCAGTACCATGAAGCGTTGTCCAACGGCAGCGTGGCCGCCATCATCGACGAGATCCCTTATCTCCGGGTGTTTCTGAAGGACTACTGTGACAACTACACCATGGCAGGGCAAACCTACAAGACCGGTGGCTTTGGATAT GCCTTCCCCAAAGGGTCGCCACTAGCGTCGGACCTGTCGAGGGCGATCCTGAACATAACAGAGGGCGAGGAGATGGCCGAGATCGAGAGACGATGGTTCGGTGACCAGACGAGCTGCCCAAACCAAGGCAGCACGCTCTCCTCCGACACCGACCGGCTCGACTTCAAGAGCTTCTGGGGGCTTTTCCTCATCACCGGAGCCGTGTCCATGCTGTGTTGCATCGTCTTTTTGTCGCGCTCCGCCTACCGTAACCGGCGCACCTTCAAAGACATCGCTGCGGAGAAGTCCTTCAGCCGGAGGCTTATCTCCATCGCCCGGCTCTTCAATGCCAAGGACAGCTCCTCCCATGGAACCAGGAGgaggactgagcccaagcaggtcGGGCCAGCCACGAGAGACGCGAGTCCCAGTGCTTCGCCTTACTCTAACGACGCAGATGACCAAACCACCATCTCCGATCACACATTTGACGGAGGAAGCCCTTTGCCGGAGATTGGCAGCCCGATACCCGATCCAAGGCCCCATGCTGAGATTACCGAAGCAAGTCGCTGA
- the LOC135677625 gene encoding uncharacterized protein LOC135677625, whose translation MTDGRNKRKMLDVQWGVEVAELLHAGSCSECPTMDSFLRRHELESLRSTMLKHEEVFRHQVHELHQLYRVQRMLMAELRSEGLKLRYLANATLSTTTGAATTRLWSSTSTVTNVHQRKVSSMELNLCFDLEQPGEAVAAEERSTAAGKHREEERSSGGRRKWMDDESGLELTLSIGRGSGKNP comes from the exons ATGACAGATGGAAGAAACAAGAGGAAGATGCTTGATGTGCAGTGGGGAGTTGAAGTTGCAG AACTACTGCACGCGGGTAGCTGCAGCGAGTGTCCAACCATGGATAGCTTCCTACGACGACATGAGTTAGAATCGCTGAGGAGCACAATGCTGAAGCATGAAGAGGTCTTCAGACATCAG GTGCATGAACTGCATCAACTGTACAGAGTTCAGAGGATGCTGATGGCTGAGCTGAGGAGCGAAGGGCTGAAGCTTCGGTATCTCGCCAATGCAACTCTGAGCACGACGACGGGCGCAGCCACCACCAGACTGTGGAGCAGTACATCTACCGTCACCAACGTGCATCAGAGGAAGGTGAGCTCGATGGAGCTCAACCTCTGCTTCGATCTCGAGCAGCCTGGCGAAGCAGTGGCCGCCGAGGAACGGTCGACGGCCGCCGGAAAACACCGGGAAGAAGAGAGGAGCAGCGGAGGACGTCGTAAATGGATGGATGATGAGAGTGGCCTTGAGCTTACACTCAGCATAGGACGTGGCAGTGGTAAGAATCCATGA
- the LOC135677938 gene encoding uncharacterized protein LOC135677938, whose translation MALCTSNQKDYAAKPHPLYLRDIQFDCNWEDVTRPICLDFPHNGVLLWWSSYEKGMSTFHLWKHDQLNTPTPTLQKYNPARQLDQENFQQPSQIIDVLRTTHSEVPHGVALGEYVIEHGDADVRDEHEGFPRSRGNWWDSCIFFKGLHRGSRNWHRSRESGRNRVTVQILMVQI comes from the exons ATGGCCTTGTGCACCTCGAACCAGAAGGATTATGCTGCCAAGCCCCATCCTTTGTACTTGCGGGACATTCAGTTTGATTGCAACTGGGAAGATGTGACACGCCCAATCTGTTTGGATTTCCCTCACAATGGGGTTCTTCTCTGGTGGTCTTCTTATGAGAAGGGGATGTCGACCTTTCAT CTGTGGAAGCATGATCAACTAAACACCCCTACTCCTACCCTTCAAAAATACAACCCTGCACGACAACTTGACCAGGAAAATTTTCAGCAGCCCTCACAGATCATAGATGTCTTGAGAACTACACATTCAGAAGTACCCCATGGAGTGGCTTTAGGTGAGTACGTCATCGAACATGGGGATGCAGATGTCAGAGATGAGCATGAAGGTTTTCCTCGGAGCAGGGGTAACTGGTGGGACTCCTGCATATTCTTTAAGGGATTGCATAGGGGTTCAAGAAACTGGCACAGATCAAGAGAAAGTGGAAGAAACAGGGTCACTGTTCAAATTCTGATGGTTCAAATCTAG